In the Tetrapisispora phaffii CBS 4417 chromosome 10, complete genome genome, GTTGGGTTGGCtgtttcatcatcatctgcAGAAATATCTAAAGAATTGATGGATTTGGCAATACCTTCTGAAGTCTTGTTGAAGTCCTTGGAGAAACCCCAGGTACCGTTATTTTCAGTAAACAAGACTGGGTGACGAGTATAACCAGCACATAAAATAGAAGCTTCATCAACCCAAACAACAGTACGGTATGGCAAACCTTCTGGAGCATCGACACTTTGAACGTTACCTTGGTAGTCGGCAACATTCAAAGAACCATCTTGGGCAACGTAGGCAATTTTCTCCAAGTTGGAACGCCATTCGACATCGTTGATGTAAGAGCCTTGATAGAACTCTCTAATTAAAGAACCGAATGGGAACTTTTCACCCCATGGTGAGTTTGTAACAGCTTCCTTGGTGTCTAAACCCTTGATGAAACCAGAGAAGACACGCATGTAACCATCAGTACCACCGGTAGCCAATAAGACACCGTTTGAGTGCCATGATAAAGTGTTGATAGTAGACTTGATTGGTTTTTTAATATGTTTGGAAACCCACCAATTGTTTTCTTGTTCGTAGTAACAAACGGCGACGATTCTTGCACTAGAACCAACAGCAAATTTGTAACCATTTGGAGCCCAACTCACAGCAGTTGCAGCTCTGTTGATACGCAACAAGACTAGCGTTGGCTTATAAGTGCCATCGCTTAATGGTTCCCAAACGTAAGCATTACGATCTTGAGAACAAGTAACAATACGTCCATGAATAGAAATATCAACAGCGGTAACAGTTTTGTCATGGTTTTCCAAAGTCACATGTAACTTTGGGGGGGAATTGGCACCTTGCATTCTGTAGATGTAACATTTGGTATCGCAAGTAATGGCCAAAATAGTCCTGTCAGCAGAGAAACAGTGGGAATAAATTGGACCTTTGACCAACTTAAACTTAGCTAGAACAGAGTTATCCATGGCTGATGATAGtttgatttaaaataatagagTATTGCAGGAATATGTCTATAGTAATTTTCTTTGAGAAGATACTAATGGAAAATATTAGGTATAAAAGAACACAAATTTTGAATGCTAGGATGAAGGAAACACTGGGAGACTCTCAACCAATGCGgtatatattcaatagtATTCTAATGTAATTTGTATATGTCTATTCATAAGAGTCaatgaataaataacaAACAAGGAAAAAAGATCAGTTCTTAAAACTAAAGTTcgttttatatatttgtcaATTTCTATGAAGTGCTAAAGCGAAGAGTGCCCCTATAAAGTGAATAGGTGACAGATGATATAGAGACGACAGCAATGGTTTAGAATGAAACTCGAGGTAAAGGGTAAGCAATAGAACTTTTAAAGGTGCAGGTTGTTGTAATCCCACTAGTGTTTTTGATTTCACTATCCCAGA is a window encoding:
- the ARC40 gene encoding Arc40p (similar to Saccharomyces cerevisiae ARC40 (YBR234C); ancestral locus Anc_6.143) is translated as MDNSVLAKFKLVKGPIYSHCFSADRTILAITCDTKCYIYRMQGANSPPKLHVTLENHDKTVTAVDISIHGRIVTCSQDRNAYVWEPLSDGTYKPTLVLLRINRAATAVSWAPNGYKFAVGSSARIVAVCYYEQENNWWVSKHIKKPIKSTINTLSWHSNGVLLATGGTDGYMRVFSGFIKGLDTKEAVTNSPWGEKFPFGSLIREFYQGSYINDVEWRSNLEKIAYVAQDGSLNVADYQGNVQSVDAPEGLPYRTVVWVDEASILCAGYTRHPVLFTENNGTWGFSKDFNKTSEGIAKSINSLDISADDDETANPTFGISALKKFKELDLKGSVSASVKESAHLNAIVDLKVFNENNGKVSQVSSCGLDGEIVLYNL